ATCAATTGCTTATAGCGCCTCGCGTCGCTGATCACGGCAGGGTCGGAGATCGTCTCCTGCAGTTCCTCCAGTTCCTTGGCCAGGCCCTCAAGCTTTTCCCGGGGCAGCATGTCAATCCTGCGTCAGCTTTACGTCGTGCCCAGCCAGGTCCATGTCCAAAGCGGCTTTCATGGCCACCAGCGCGGTTTCCACCATCGAGTCGTCCGGAGGCTGGGTGGTGATGCGCTGCAAGGCCATGCCCGGAACCGTGAGCAGCTTCACGACGGGATGGTTCAGGTTGCGTCCGCTGTATTTGAGCACTTCATAGCTAATTCCCGAGACCAGCGGGATCAGCAGTATGTGATAGCCCAGGCGCAGCAGCATCGGGACGGGCTCTCCGCCCAGCAGGAAGATCGAGACCAGGGTGTCCGTGATCGAGAAGACCAGGATCGAGATCAGCAGGACGAAGAACATGAAGCTGGTTCCGCAGCGCGGATGGATCGTGGTGTTGGTTTGAATGGCAGGGATCTCCAGGCCGGTTTCCTTTTCATAGGCGTTCACGTTCTTGTGCTCGGCCCCATGGTATTGGAACAGCCTGCGCACGTCCTTCATCAGGCTGATCAGCCAGATGTAGAGGACGAAAAACAAGATGCGGATGCCACCCGCGAAGAGATTGAACCAGAGGTTTTGCTTGCCCAGGCCAACCCAGTCCGCGATCCGGTAGGGCAGATAGCCAAAGAGCAGAAAGGCCAGCCCGAAGGCGATCACGATGCTGAAGACCTCCTCGAATTTGGCGGCGGATTTGGATTTCTGCTTGACTGCCTTGCCCTGTTCCTCCTCCTCCTGCTTCAGGTCCAACTCATAGCGGTTGGCCGATAGGGTGAGGGTTTTCATGCCGATGGCCAGCATTTCCAGCAGGGAAACGAAACCCCGGATGATCGGAATGCCCAGGAAAGTGCCTTTTTTGGCCTTGCTGGCAAAGGGCTGCTTGAACAGCTCGATCGAACCGTCTTTGCGCCGCAGCGCCGTGGCCAGGCAGTCCGGTCCGCGCATCATCACGCCTTCGATGACGGCCTGGCCGCCCACGCTTATCTCTTTTTTCATATCCATTTTAATTCCTTTGATCCAGCCCCATTTGCCCGCAGGATAGAAAAAACGCCATTTCCCGGGCTTGGGGCTGGGGCGAAATGGCGTTTAAACTGAAACGGAACTATTTTTCGCTTTTCAGGTTGTAGCGCTTGTTGAATTTTTCCACGCGTCCGGCAGTGTCCAGGATCTTCTGCTTGCCGGTGTAGAAAGGATGGCACACGTTGCAGATCTCGACCTGCATGTTGCCCTTGGTGGAACGGGTCTTGAACTCGTTTCCGCAGGCACAGCGCACGGTGCATTCTTCATA
This genomic window from Candidatus Syntrophosphaera sp. contains:
- a CDS encoding DUF1385 domain-containing protein: MDMKKEISVGGQAVIEGVMMRGPDCLATALRRKDGSIELFKQPFASKAKKGTFLGIPIIRGFVSLLEMLAIGMKTLTLSANRYELDLKQEEEEQGKAVKQKSKSAAKFEEVFSIVIAFGLAFLLFGYLPYRIADWVGLGKQNLWFNLFAGGIRILFFVLYIWLISLMKDVRRLFQYHGAEHKNVNAYEKETGLEIPAIQTNTTIHPRCGTSFMFFVLLISILVFSITDTLVSIFLLGGEPVPMLLRLGYHILLIPLVSGISYEVLKYSGRNLNHPVVKLLTVPGMALQRITTQPPDDSMVETALVAMKAALDMDLAGHDVKLTQD
- the rpmE gene encoding 50S ribosomal protein L31, which encodes MKKGIHPKYEECTVRCACGNEFKTRSTKGNMQVEICNVCHPFYTGKQKILDTAGRVEKFNKRYNLKSEK